A portion of the Myxococcales bacterium genome contains these proteins:
- a CDS encoding c-type cytochrome, producing MRSVKFVRVLFSLVALLGCSSEETLGPPGSVSAPPPADGGAAPTGPASPATGQTAVGTRKCTDCHGANMAGSAAKLGGQPAGIDLYAPNLTPDPETGIGSWTDSQLRYAIREGIDKDGLKLCPQMQHYLTMPEDEVASIIAYLRSLPPVKNAVRESVCPPLKR from the coding sequence GTGCGGTCAGTAAAGTTCGTTCGCGTGCTCTTCTCGCTGGTGGCCCTCCTGGGCTGTTCCAGCGAGGAGACGCTCGGTCCGCCCGGTTCCGTGTCTGCGCCGCCACCTGCAGACGGTGGCGCCGCGCCCACCGGACCTGCCTCTCCCGCGACAGGGCAAACGGCCGTCGGGACACGGAAGTGTACCGACTGTCATGGCGCCAACATGGCCGGCTCGGCGGCCAAGCTCGGCGGGCAACCCGCGGGCATCGACCTCTACGCCCCGAACCTGACACCGGACCCAGAGACGGGCATTGGCTCGTGGACCGACTCTCAGCTTCGCTACGCCATTCGTGAGGGCATCGACAAGGACGGACTCAAGCTCTGCCCTCAGATGCAGCACTACCTCACGATGCCCGAAGACGAGGTCGCCTCGATCATCGCTTACCTCCGCTCGCTTCCACCGGTAAAAAACGCGGTTCGTGAGAGTGTTTGTCCGCCGTTGAAGCGTTAG